The genomic window GGAAACACTGCCGGAGCTCATCGAACGCTGCCTGGCCGCATGTCGCACAACCGGCCGCAGTTTCGAGCTGATTCTGGTGGATGACGGCAGCCGGGACGGCTCCCGGGAACTCATCGGGCAGGCCGCCTCCCGGCATAACGAAGTGTTTGGCGTGATTCTCAATCGCAATTACGGCCAGCATGCCGCCGTGTTTGCAGGCTTGGAGCAAAGCAAGGGAAGCATGGTGATCACGCTCGATGCGGACTTGCAGAACCCGCCGGAGGAGATCCCGAGGCTGGTTGCGGAAATGGCGAAAGGGGTCGATGTCGTCGGAACGGTGCGGGAAAACCGGCAGGACTCTTTTTTCCGGAAAAGCGCATCTGCTCTGATCAACCACCTGGTGCGGAAAACCACCGGCGTGATGATGCACGATTATGGCTGCATGCTGCGCGGCTACAGCCGTTCCGTGGTCAATGCCATGCTCCAGTGCCGGGAAAGCTCTACGTTCATCCCGATCCTGGCGAACGGTTTTGCGGCCAGCACGGCAGAAATCCCGGTCAAGCATGCGCCCCGTGAAACCGGAAAATCCAAATACAGCGTTTTCAAGCTCATTTCCCTGCAGTTCGATCTGTTGACATCCATGTCCACCTATCCGCTGCGGCTGCTTTCCTTTACGGGAGCGCTGGTTGCGGCCAGCGGGATCGGTTTCGGCATTTTCCTGATGGTGCTGCGGTTCCTGTACGGTGCGCGCTGGGCTGCGGAAGGGGTGTTCACCCTGTTTGCCATTCTCTTCGTGTTTATCGGCGCGCAATTTATCGGGCTGGGTCTTCTGGGCGAATACATCGGCCGCATTTACAACGACGTGCGGGGCAGACCCCGGTATTTCATCCAGGACATTTACGGGAAGGAAAAGCAGGGGAATGATGGGTGATGTAGGCAGTGGGCAGTGGGCAGTGGGCAGTGGGCAGTGGGCAGTGGGCAGTGGGCAGTTGCCTGGTCACCCCGCCGGAATCCCCCTTGAAGTCGAGGCTGCGCTCCGATGAATGAAAGTCGGTTGGGCAGAAATCAGGTGCTGGTATGGCTTCCGCCTTGCTTTACTGCCGACTGCCGACTGCCCACTGCCCCCATGCTCCGGCCATGCAGTAACAGAAAATTGGGGTTGGAGTGACTTTTTGAGAGACCATCTTCATTCATCACCTATCACTCTTTCGGAGAAGCACATGAAAGCAGTTGTTCTGGCCTATCACAACATCGGCTGCGTCGGTATCCAGGCGCTGCTGGATCATGGATACGAGATTCAGGCGGTTTTTACCCACCCGGATGATCCGCAGGAAACCATCTGGTTCCGATCGGTGGCCGAGCTTGCGGCGGCCAACAACCTGACCGTCTATGCGCCGGAAAACATCAACCATCCGCTGTGGGTGGAAAGAATCCGGAACATGGCCCCGGATATTCTGTTTTCGTTTTACTACCGGGACATGATCGGGAAAAAAATCCTGCAGATTCCCAAAAAGGGCTGCTTCAACCTGCACGGCTCGCTCTTGCCGGCCTATCGGGGCCGATGCCCCGTGAACTGGGTGCTGCTCCGCGGCGAGCGGGAAACCGGTGTTACCCTGCATTACATGACGCCGCGGCCGGATGACGGGGATATTGTCGGACAGCGGGCCATCGCCATCGACGATTCGGATACGGCCCTGAGTCTGCATGGAAAGCTTGCCGCGGCATCCAGAACCCTTCTGGATGATGTTCTGCCCAGGATCCGGGAAAACCGCATCGAGCGCGTCCCGCAGGATCCGTCACTGGCCAGCTATTTCGGCGGCAGAAAGCCGGCGGATGGTCTCATTGACTGGACAGCCGATGCCCTCAGCGTACGAAACCTCGTTCGCGCGGTGACGCGCCCCTATCCCGGGGCCTTCTCCTTTCTGGGAAACCGGAAGTGCATTTTCTGGCAGGTAGCCCTGAGCCAGGCGCCCGCCGGTGCGGCCCCCGGAACGGTCATTTCCACAGACCCGCTGGTGATCGCCTGCGGCAGAGATGCCGTTACGGTCGAGTTCGGCCAGGGCGAGGGTGGCCTGTTCATGAACGGCCGCCAACTGGCTGCGGAGCTGAATCTGGCTCCCGGCATGCGTTTCGGGTCCCAGAGCAGCTTCGTGGTCGGCAAACCCTGCAAGAAGAACGTGCTCATCCTCGGGGTCAACGGGTTTATCGGAAACCACCTGAGCGAGCGGCTGCTGCAAAGCGGGCGATATGGGGTCTATGGGATGGATCTGGGCTCGGGCAGCATCGAACATCTGATGCAGCACCCGGATTTTCATTTCACGGAAGGCGATATTTCGATCATGCGGGAATGGATCGAATACCATGTCCGCAAATGCGACATAGTCCTGCCGCTGGTGGCCATCGCAACCCCCATCGAATACGTCCGCAATCCGCTGCGGGTTTTCGAGCTGGATTTCGAGGAAAACCTGCGCATCGTGCGCTACTGTGTGAAATACGGCAAGCGGCTTATTTTCCCGTCCACATCCGAAGTCTACGGCATGTGCACCGATTCGGAATTCGACGAACGGAGCTCGAATTTCGTTCTTGGCCCCATTCACAAGCAGCGCTGGATTTACTCGTGCAGCAAGCAGATGCTGGATCGGGTGATCTGGGCCTATGGCGACAAGCAGGGGCTGCCGTTCACGTTGTTCCGGCCGTTCAACTGGGTCGGGCCGAAACTCGATTCCCTGCAGTCGGCCAGAATCGGAAGCTCCCGCGTCATCACCCAGTTCATTCTGAACCTGGTGGAGGGAACCCCCATCCGCCTGGTGGACGGCGGCCAGCAGAAACGCTGTTTTACGGACGTCAAGGATGGGATCGAAGCGCTGTTTCGCATCATCGAAAACGAAGGGGAGCGGTGCAACGGCAAAATCTTCAATATCGGCAACCCGGACAACGAATACAGCATGGCCGAGCTTGCGGGCATGCTCCGGGAGAAATTTGCCCGTCATGCCCTGCGGCCCCATTTCCCGCCGGATGGGGGTATCCAGTACATCGAAGCCAGGGCCTATTACGGGAGCGGGTACCAGGATGTCCAGCATCGCAGGCCATCCATCCGGGAAGCCAGAAACATTCTGGGCTGGGAGCCGCAGGTACCCTTCGAGCAGTCCGTCATCGAGACGCTGGACTATTTTCTCAACGATGCGGTTGTCTGCGCAGCGGGCAAACCCTGCGCATTGTCGGACTGCTGATTCCTGTTCGTATTCGAACTGAGACCGCGAAAGCGAGCGAGCTGCGATGAGACCGCACATTTCGTGCGTCGAATCGCAATGGGTTTCTACATCAACCGAGATTCGATATTTTCGGCATCAAACGCCAGTCGCACCTTCTTTTGATCCGTCCAAGCGGTGTTCCGATGGGATCCATGGTAGCGCTCTGTCTGTGGCCTTTTTCAATTGGAATTGCCCGGGTTTGGCGGATTGATGATCCAATGTCGTTCTATCGCCGTTACCCGATCAAAATCTGTGTCATCCGAAACGACTTGAGTGATCCCCAGTCGTTGCATGATGGTTAGGTGCAAGGCGTCACGGGGCAACAGGGAATACTGGAGGATGTTGGCAAGCACTCCCTCCGAATCGTCCGACTCAACGCCGACGAGTGTCATATTGGGCAAGCTCACCAGTTGACGAATGCTATCAGCGATTCGACGTCCATATGCTGCAATAGCACCAGGCAGGTCTTGACGCAGCCTTTCCAAAGGATTGCCTCCAGCGGTATCTCGCAAGTGCGCCAGCAGCAGGCGATAGAAAAGCTCATCAATAATGGTACACCGATACGAGCGTCTATCCCGCCTCTGACAATACGATGAAAGAACTCGCTGATCGCAGGCAAATACACCGGATCTGTGCGTAGGTACATGTAGAGCACGTTCGTGTCGAGGTAAACGGGACCGACAACGACTTCATCGAGCTTCATACAAGCCGCCGATTTTTAATCCAAAATCGTAGTCTTCCGCGGACTCCTGGCCCAGACAACCCGCTAATTCGTCCAACAACGCTTCCGGTTCGGGGGCAGTGTCTGAAACGATGCGAATTTCCCCTCGTCCAATGAGAAGTCGCACTCGGCCCAACAAGCCTGCAGCTTGCAATGTCCTCTGATTCACAATCAATACTTTTTCAGGCGTGGTTTCAACTTGTTGCAGCATTGTTGACTCCCCTGTAAACAGTCTCATTGCGTCATCGCGCAATTCGGTGAATCGGGAACACGAACGTCTGCCCATAACATCGTGCCTGAACGAAAAACCAGTTTTAGTTACAACCTGAGCCGGAGGGCAGACCGTTTTGCGATACAGCGGGAACTTGTCTGAAGCCGCCGGAGATCACGCC from Desulfatirhabdium butyrativorans DSM 18734 includes these protein-coding regions:
- a CDS encoding glycosyltransferase, producing MRSPELSVVIPVYNERETLPELIERCLAACRTTGRSFELILVDDGSRDGSRELIGQAASRHNEVFGVILNRNYGQHAAVFAGLEQSKGSMVITLDADLQNPPEEIPRLVAEMAKGVDVVGTVRENRQDSFFRKSASALINHLVRKTTGVMMHDYGCMLRGYSRSVVNAMLQCRESSTFIPILANGFAASTAEIPVKHAPRETGKSKYSVFKLISLQFDLLTSMSTYPLRLLSFTGALVAASGIGFGIFLMVLRFLYGARWAAEGVFTLFAILFVFIGAQFIGLGLLGEYIGRIYNDVRGRPRYFIQDIYGKEKQGNDG
- the arnA gene encoding bifunctional UDP-4-amino-4-deoxy-L-arabinose formyltransferase/UDP-glucuronic acid oxidase ArnA translates to MKAVVLAYHNIGCVGIQALLDHGYEIQAVFTHPDDPQETIWFRSVAELAAANNLTVYAPENINHPLWVERIRNMAPDILFSFYYRDMIGKKILQIPKKGCFNLHGSLLPAYRGRCPVNWVLLRGERETGVTLHYMTPRPDDGDIVGQRAIAIDDSDTALSLHGKLAAASRTLLDDVLPRIRENRIERVPQDPSLASYFGGRKPADGLIDWTADALSVRNLVRAVTRPYPGAFSFLGNRKCIFWQVALSQAPAGAAPGTVISTDPLVIACGRDAVTVEFGQGEGGLFMNGRQLAAELNLAPGMRFGSQSSFVVGKPCKKNVLILGVNGFIGNHLSERLLQSGRYGVYGMDLGSGSIEHLMQHPDFHFTEGDISIMREWIEYHVRKCDIVLPLVAIATPIEYVRNPLRVFELDFEENLRIVRYCVKYGKRLIFPSTSEVYGMCTDSEFDERSSNFVLGPIHKQRWIYSCSKQMLDRVIWAYGDKQGLPFTLFRPFNWVGPKLDSLQSARIGSSRVITQFILNLVEGTPIRLVDGGQQKRCFTDVKDGIEALFRIIENEGERCNGKIFNIGNPDNEYSMAELAGMLREKFARHALRPHFPPDGGIQYIEARAYYGSGYQDVQHRRPSIREARNILGWEPQVPFEQSVIETLDYFLNDAVVCAAGKPCALSDC
- a CDS encoding type II toxin-antitoxin system VapC family toxin, with product MTLVGVESDDSEGVLANILQYSLLPRDALHLTIMQRLGITQVVSDDTDFDRVTAIERHWIINPPNPGNSN